In the Parus major isolate Abel chromosome 7, Parus_major1.1, whole genome shotgun sequence genome, gaatagaggactaaaaatgcaaaaggagCAGAATGGGAAATAAGTCTTTCCTTGATACGTCAGTTCCAGGGGACAGGTGGTGTTAGCTGGTGTGTGACCACATCATCTGAAAACAGCTTGTGTCTTCCCACTCTGATTCTTCTATGTCCTCCACAAAAAAACTCACCTTCTACACTGCCACTCctcaaaggcagagagaagtTTGAACTGCTCCATAGGGTTTCTACatagaaaaaaccccaaacaaccaacccccccaaacaaaacaaaaaacccaaacaaacaaaagaaaaaaagaaaatcaaaaccccaaaagccCTCTCCCAAACCCCAAACGAATGTCTTAGATTGCTCAGAATATTGCATTTTTACCTGAATTACAACTATTCTCCCCTGCAACTCTTTACTGAGGTGATAACTCCCATCATTGCTCTGTGACAGCCATGGCtcagttctgcttttcctgtagGTTTTTGCTGACCAGTCCCaatgtgctgctgtcccccaaAACACTGGAGCTGAGCATAAGCTCCAGAAGAAATCCAGAAGAAATCACAAATAATAAGTCTTTTATCTTAAGTTCACTGAGTGGAAAAACAATACCAGTAAGATCAAGTGGCTTCTTTTCATTAAATCCCTGCCTAAGTGCCCCCATAATTAAAACCTATGTTTCCTTCTCTGCCCATTAAGTCGCCACACTTAAATTTTATATGAACAGTTAATCTAGTTTAAATGCTGTAGTCATGCCGTCACCAAGACTAACCTCAGTTTTGTCAGTCTCTCCTCCATAGAGTAATTGTATGTAAATGGTGGGCATTAGTTATAAAACAGTGTGACAGAGCAGAACATTGCTCTCCAAATGAAAccattcttctgaaaaaaagggcaggggaaggggaaggggaaagggaaggggaaggatgGATGTTTTTAACAGGAGCACTTATTGTGGTGCTTCAGTCCCTGGACAGAGACAGTCCAGTTTACCATCAATCAATAATGGGTAGGCAAAGCTCACTTTGTGATGtacaaaatccccaaatcacCCACTCCATCTGCTCACTGGTTTGTTCTAACCACGGGTCCTTGTGAGGTTAGGAGGGAGGGATTCCCAGATCCCTCCAGCTGATCCTGGCTGGTGTGGGAGGAGGCACGGAAGGAAAgcatttcctctctgcttttccagctcgGGAGACAAGAACCCATTAACTGCAGCATCCTATCCCATTACACCCCCCCAACACTGCAGCCGCTGCCTTATTGAGTTCTCACTCCAGCGTGCCTCATTCTGTACCTTTAAAAACCATAAAAGTCATCAGCGCTGCTATAAAGTAGCAACTGGGCTATAAACTATCCCGTTACGTAAAATGTTTAATTAGAAACTTAATGGTGAACATAGTGGTAGCCTTTAAAAGGTAATTGTGTTGGAGAGTTTAAATAATTCGGATAGCCTAATTGCCAAATTGTTGATAATGCAAGCTGCCACCGATCTGACTGTAAAATGCCTCGGGACACTTGTTTGCATATAAAAGAGCTCAGTGAAGTCAGTTAAGGCTGTAGATTAACTTATGAATCAaaggggtgggtttttttggttaaaaacaGTACAAGGGTGATTTGGCCACACAAGAGTAGAAGGGAATATATTAACCTATCTGTGTatggaaatacaaaattctatttatttatttttaatctggaCCTGCACAGCCTTttcaaagaattaaataattttatggaaAGTTGGTAAAGCAACCAAAAATCAAACTATTGCAGTAGTTCATTACAAACTCTGTGTTCCCAAATTTTACCATGGTGGACTACAGACCACAGGGCTTGCAGTGATAGCAAAGCTGCAGCTATTTCTGCTGCCTCAGAAATTCAATTTCCTTCCCTCAAAGAACATGCTTCCAGAGATGCCAGGCAAATGTGGTGCTGCTGGTTGCTTTCAGGAAGACacaaaaggctgaaaaaaatgcagctcttcCTCACTTTGTATATTACATCCTCTGGGCATTAATTTAGTAATTTAGTGCCCAGTGTTTTCTTGTTCCTCAAATATTCTGCACGATGAAGCTAATGCTGAATGAACTCCCAGCCCCTGGTGGGAATCCAGGGCTCTGAAAATGATGAGGGTGGGCAGAGGCTGTGCAGGAtctcctcccacagcccctcagcagGGGCCTGTCTGGACATCAGGGTGGTCTTCCTTCAAtacaaaattttgtttatttgtagGGAATTTTATAACATGAAGTTTTGTGCAAGCACAAGTAAATCTTCCAGGACAAAGCTCAACATTTACTTGTAACACAACCCCTGGATCTATTATTCACTGTAGTTACCCTCTGTCTCAGTCTTTCTTACCTTAATTGATTctgatgttattttttccaCCTAAAATCTATCCAAGTACAATAAGCAGAGGTTGGAGAAAGTTGAGCAAGCCAGCAGGATATTGTCCCTGGACCCATGCCTCAGTCAGAAATATCATTCCCCTGAGTTTCCTGCATTGCAGATGGGGTGAAATGGCTGAGAATGATggagctatttttaaattttgaaatcttGGATCTACTGGTACATccatcaataaaataattacagctgGCCTGAGCAGTGTTTAGAGAGAACTCTTCCCcaaaaaaaacttgaaatacaGTCATCTCTGGGGTATTCTGTAAACAAGGGTTAGCTAAACACAAATGGTATGAGCTCTATTCATCATGCTTTTGGGAAAAGTCACAGGACACATAACGACAAACAGATATGAATATTGTCTCTTTTTCCAGTGTAAACACATATTCCCATTCCCTCCCCTACATGACCTTGTAACCAGTGAGGTGCCTGGCTAAAAATGTTCCTACTGACTCCTAAGAAATCCTGCCAAGTTTGGAACCATCAGAACTGGCACCATGAGAGTTGTGTAGGATCTCCCCTCGAGGTTATACCATGTCCAGGAAAAAAGAGGTCAAGCATGACTGTGTCTGGTTTTCCCTTGGCTGTGGTGCCagtcagagaaaagaaatgaagagagTTAGGGttgatatttacatttttctcaaaTCCTAGAGCTCAATCTTCAGTTACAACCTACTGAGAATACAAAGCAGCTGCTTGGACCTGTGTGGTGCATCTGTACAGAAATGATAGAAGTCAAtctgccaggctggggatgtGATGGTGGTGGAGATTTCCCTTGCCTgagctttgttttcattctctgttttgTGTCTCCTGCTTCTTTAGGTGAGATGGACTTGCAGATCCTCTCAAAAATCCGAGCCAGATATCCTGGGGTCACCATCAACAATGATGTGATAGAACCAAGTGCTGACCAAATCTCCAAGTACAAAggtatttttacattaaataaattaaatttacattaattattttacatgCATTAGAAAGTGTTGAAAGGTAGATGACTCTATGTTCAAATTCTTTATTGTCAGAACTGTctcttaaaagtaaaaatattcaaaatgtcGTGCTTTTTTTGCCATCATTGCTTCTCAACGATGTTTACTCTCATTAAACTCTTTGTCTTTCTGCAAAGAACTCTGCATGGCAAATGCTTGGCTAGACTGACTTTAAAAGCTGAACAAGGTGGGAAGTGTTGGGTGGTTGTATGGAATGGGGTGAAATCCctgcatttcagaaagtttttctGCTTCAACTTGTGTTGAATCAGGATCCTTCCTCAGCatcaaagggaaaattttaGTGTCTCATGGTAATTCTCCCACATCTTAGAAATCGTTTCCAACAAGTAACTAAACCTCACAGTGGGGCGCTAAATTAGTTCCCAGGCTTTGAATTAGAAAACACggagaggaaagcaggagtGATAGGAAAGTGTGCTCTGAGGCTCAGAGCTTCTCTCCTTCCCGCAGCCCAAAGGTCTAAGCAGCgttcctgaaggaaaaggaagcattttCCGAGGAGGATTGAGTGTTAACGAGGGTACTTTGATCAAATTGCCCTACAAAGTGAGCATTAAATAGTTTGTCACAGTTTGATTATCAGAATTCACCCCTCAGGTGCTCCTGGTGCAGAGGGAGGTGACACCAGCCCTGAGCACACCTTGGCGGAGAGCTGCTGAACCCATGTGCCAGCCAGAAATGAACTTCATCAGCTGAGTCCCTTGCTGGAAACGCTCCAAACCATAGTAAATACCAGGCTGTAAAACCACACTGTAAATCTCCAATCCTGCTCTTGCTTAAGTCCTTAAAAATGAAGCATTGACATTGTGAACCGGCTTGTGCAagtccaaaggaaaaaaaagcaacaacccCTTTCTCCCTGCAGAGGTAGCTCAGAATCACTGGAAGCACCAAAGGCTCCCAGgaaaaacctaatttttttgtatctttctCAATTTAACACagatcttattttttaaaagatgcctTCTGCAAAATCCCTGGAGCTTCTACATTGCTGCTGAAATGGTGAAGGGTGGGCAACACAGCATCTTCTCTGTTTATAGGACAGTTTGTGCACTTGAACAAAGATTTTCTGTCCTGTCTGGGCCACACTGGGCTGGATTTGCTCTGAATCTTCCCAGTGGTCCTACCATCTAACACCAATTAACTGGCAGTCCTATCCTACTGCATTGAgtttctttccagaagaaagttaaagaaaatataaaatgttgtCCTTATTCCAAGTTTTACGCTAaactagaaattaaatattcatctcaatttttttctttaaactctCTTATTTGGTAATTAATCATGTCCCCAGTAGCTACCATTAATTAGGTTTCTGAGGCCTAAGATTTTCTGTAGAGAATTAGGAGCATTATCTGCTCCTCTGAGGATTCAGTAGTTATGTTTTCTGCCTCACCAAATGCTTTCTCCgtgggaaggagaagctgagcTCACGAGAGAAGCTCCCTACTGGGATGTGCAGTGATGACAAACTCAGGTTTGTCTTAAGCTCTGGCATGTGATGGAGGCTTTCCTCAAAGCCTCGTGGACAGGCTGTGGTTTTCCTTCATTCCTGGTGGAATCCCTTGGTGGCCATGGTTGGAGTGTTGGTGGCCCCAGGCCTGAGCTGTATCACCAGTGCAGGCAGCCCAGTTCTGGTGGCACCCATCAGGTACACAACCAGCTTCTGGCTGGGAACAGAATCTGGGGTGAACCCAGGGGAAAAGGTAGGAAAACTTTTCATAATGGCTTCAGATGAatattaaagcagaaatttacCATAATCCCGTAATGAATTTGCACTTCCTAGAATTTGGATTTCAAAGGCCCAGCCTGGAAAGCAATTCAGTTTCCTTCCCTGTTCCTCCTTGCAGACAGACCAACAATTAAACTGAACCAGCTTGCCCCAGATTATTGGTGAGGGGACAGCATCTGATTCTGAGTTTAGAGGAGCAAATTAAATCTGAACTGCCAGTGCTGGGGCCGGTGGCTGATAACTGGAAGCTAACAGAGTAACAGTGGCAGTGTCTGAAAGGGGTGGCCACTTTCCAGCCCCAGAAGAGAGGAGATAAGCTCTGATGGAGCATTTCTCATCTGCCTGATGGGGATGTGTCCAAATCAGAGCCCAGGAGGAGAAACATTGTCATTAGTGGTGTAAAGGCACTGGTCTTAGCAAGCCCTGTTGTTCTGAACATGTGCTCTGTAGCTAAGGCTCAGCCTGCCCTTGGGCCATGTAAGTTTTAAATTGATGCTAACTCCAGTGAAGCACAGGAACTGAATCAGGGCCTGCTTTGTCCTGGAGCAATCCTGAGTGCCAGGCAGCATCGCAGTCAGATGAGCTCCATATGCCAGCAGATGGACATTAGTGTTCCAGCATCCCCTACGTTATGAAATTATCTCTCAGTTTTGCTCCCATAAAAACAAAGGGAATGCAGCAATGAGCCAGGCCTTCAGTGTAACTTATTCTTTGAATCCACCTCtccaaatttctgttttcctcagttACTGATGTGCAACTGAGGTCTGAAGATGCCATGTGTCACTCCTTAAAGCTCTTTGCTTTAAAACACTGTTGTCCCTTTTGCCTGAAGGAGTTGGTCAGAACTGTAGGATtctgaaaaattgtttcaacacagaagcagctgaatGTCAAGAGATCGATCCTTGCTTTTGGAACAAagctccttccctctcctaCCACTCCAGTTACACAAATTCAGAAGAGGACATTCACTTTATCTGCCCTTCTCAACCTCTTAATTGTACTTCTCAAGTAACCCCCTGCTTTGATCCATCCTTGAGcacttgtttttatttggggaaaaaccCCCACTACGACTCCTGCTTATCCATGTGGGTTTTGTGTGGCACATAATTAATTGCTGGGGCTATCAGTCCTATTATTAGCcgtgaaatgtgaaatgtgctGCTCGAGGCCTCCTAACAATTGGTCCCAGTCAACATCTTTTAATTCAGCTTGAGCCAGGCATGGGaaagaaattgcctttttcttttttagctcAGGTAAACACCAGAGGAGCCCAAATGagggagcaaagggaaaagcattAGACTCTCTTAAGATTTTGTCCTGTAAAGCCCTCTAATGCCTTCTCCTCACAAATGGGCTCAAGGTTTTAGATATTCCACTGTTGTGTTAAGCTGGTACCAAAACTCTCTATCTAAATATGGTTTTTGAATGTATTAAAGCTTTGAGTAGAAATCAGCCCCATATTTGCAATTGAGATAACTCTGTCCTGCCTTCTCCTCTATTTCAGAGCGTGTGGCTCAGGCATCAAACCTCGAGAACACAAAGTTTACCTGGCACAATGAGACAGCTTATGAATATGAAAGTCGAATGAATGCAGAAAAGAAGACTAAAAAATGGGACTTCATTCACATGATCCAGGTAAGAGTCTCTGCAAAGTAAATGTTGTCAAACACTCAGCTGTTAAAAGTATGCATGAAGCATGTGACCTCATTATCCACTCATAGGGGAAGAAAGGTGAGTTTACTTCCCAGTAATTTGAAGTGCTTTAGCATAAATgaactgcaaaaatgaaaagcagctttgagCACAGTAGTCCTATTAACTGGGCTGTGGGTGGCAGTCAACTAAGAATACATTTTAGCTGGTGTCTTCAAAAGCTCCTTGTCCTCTCCATGAAATTGTCTTTGTATGTCCAAGTTCACTGGAGCTTTCACTGAAGAAAGGCAAATCTCTTTATCTCAGGTTGTTGAATGAGCATGAGCTCGGTCCTGGCAGTGCAGGCAGGGCATGAGAGCCCTGAGCCTGAAGTGTGAACCCACTGCCCACACCTTCCTAATGTGCCTCATTGTCCCTGCTTTTCTGTCAGGATTGTCCCCATCTGGTTCCTTTTGACAGTGGTTCCAGTTAGAATAGTCACCAGGGTGGCACTGTGTGTCTCtaagcatttctgctttttccagatGCTCTATTATGTGAAAGATATCCCAGCAACTATCCGGTATTTCCACAGCCTCCTGGAATCGCAGGGGAAGCTCCTCATTATCCTGGTGTCAGGTGAGAGCTGCTCCACCAGCACTGCTTGGTCAGGAAAGGGCTCTCAGGCTCTTTGGGGTTCCTGTGTGTACCACAGGCTATGGAGGTGAACAGACATCCCCCAAAACCTTCACACTGTGTCTGCATGGCTTGTAAAGACCAAGGATTTATGAGCCAAAACCCCCACATCATGAGCACAAAACATCTTTCTCTGCCCTTGCCCATCCTGCAGCCTGTCTGGTGATGGATGACAGCAGAGGCCCCGCAGCAGGAGAGgctccatcccacagctctcACTCACAGGAGCCCTTCAGCCTCTGCTGTTTGCTGGAAAAGGCTTTCCAGGCTGGCCACTGCATTTTCTCTCCCAGAGTCTTGTGGCATTAAACAAACGGCTACAGAGGGGCTCGGAAGTGCCATACAGCAGGTGTTGGAGCACATAtggttcattttcttttcaaactgcCCATTTCCTTAATACCATCATTTTAGGTACAAAACAGCGTTCTTAGGCTGTTTCAGATCTCATAGAGATGCTCTGTGGTCaatccagcaggaaaatgttgGAGTAAACGACAACCTTTAAATACTGTGGGCAAGGTATGCCAGAGACAGTGCAATGGTGGAGTCTAATTTGACTCTAGAAAGCCTTTAATTTGCCTCAAAAGCTATGGAAATTTCAGCTGTGTAAACAGTCACATCTAACAACTCTGAAAGGTATGTTAAGCATTATTTGTTCAGAGGTTTAAGCTTAATTTCTCACTGAATTTGGCCACCTCTGCAAACGTGATGaagttccttttattttgttcacaAAGGATCCACTATGAAGTGACACTTCTGACCTGAATTCAttaaactactttttttccccccaaatgcTTTTGGTTTGAAGTGTTTTCAAGCAGTTTACTAcaagaaatctgtatttaaaatgatttttaaaaactattcaTGTTCTTTGGCTGAACTAGAATAGATTGTAATATCAGACTATTGCTGATTACCTGCATATAGTTAATTAAAACTCTTTTCCAGTTGTTTAACCTGTCCTTTTGGATATTCATAAAATGTGAATATAGGAAAGAACCTGTGcctattcaaaattaaaatgattaaaGTTCTGAGTTCATTAAGAGCATTTGAAATCCTCTCTGGGCAGATGACTGTTTTCTGATGGAGCAGAAATTGCTGGGGgcaacaaaaaaagcaggagagtgAGGAGCAGGACTCagaacagcagagaggaaagggaggggaaaaccTTGAGGAAAGCAAGAGAATagagaggggaaggaagtgCCATGAGAATGAGCACTGAAGGAGTTACTGAAAGATCATCAGAACAAAGCTCATCTCACAAAAGGTAATGTCATCTGCAAGGCAAACACATCAGGGTGTGTTAATTAAAaggcagcctgggagcagggctgggagcagagggctggggtCAGTCtgtggaggctgcagggagagcaggatgtGCAGGGGCTGTGGATCTGTTGACAAAGCCttgcaaacaaaagcagtgcCATATGCTGAGCCTTCCGAGAGCCATTAGAATAATGCTGCGTTCAGGTGGGGGATAATTGCTCGGCTCAGAGATGGCACTGAGTCACACAACACTGACACCAGCACATTTCCTGCAATTAGTGCTCTGCATTCAATTTCCACCaggtgaaagaaaatattgtagCGTCTCTTCTAAACACCAAATTGTTTATTTGACTATAAATAACTGTTTGCAGATAAAGCAACTGTAAAACCACGAGCAACTGGTTTAGTACCTAGGGAGAATTATTGTTGTAACTTTCAAGAGCTGCTCAAAGTTATTTTCATCCTGTCCAGTCATTCTGAGTAATCCTTCTAAAAATTATTCACAGTAGAAATACCAAATCAGAGATCCAGGCTGGGGGTAAATAAAGATGTGAAGATGTATGTGAGGACTCTTCAACTTACCCATCTGATTTGCTTTATAAAATGTCTCTTGAGAGAGCTACACAAGTGTGAGCTGCTCTGGCCTCAGCTGGAGGCTCAAGGAGGGGTGCTGGGTATTTTCCAGGGTATTTTCCCACCCACTCCTGCAGCCCCCAAACCTGAGGAACAGAAGCAGGGAGGCAGCCAACTCCACCATGCCCCAGGACATGACCCAGCTCTGGAAAGATCCCACTTGCAATGATGGCAACTGCTTAAAAACCCAGATAATCAAATCTGCTTTCAAAGAGTGTTTTTCCTTAACTCTGAGTGTTTTTCTGGTTGTTTATCTCTCAGGGAAGAGCGGCTGGGAAACGCTGTGGAAGAAGTATGGgtcttcttttcctttagatctttgctcttttgtttcctctgctgaTTTGCCAAGGATGCTGGATTCAGCTGGGCTGAAGTACCAGCTCTACGAGCTCCCATCCCACATGGACATAACGAGCTGCTTTATTGAAGGGGACAAAGATGGGGAGCTCTTGCTGGATTTCCTGACAGAAACAGTTGATTTTGCTAAAACTGCCCCTCCTGAACTAAAGCATCAGGTAATGGAAGAGTTAAGAAAGCCTGGGTGCAGTGAAATCAAAGATGGGAAGGTGATTTTCAGGAACAACCAGGGTGCAATAGTGATTGAGCCATGAGTTAACCTCTTCTCCTTGATCCAAGGCAAAGAGATACAAACTCTTAACAGCTGAAATGCATTCTTTAATCTTTTATAAACAGCTTACTTTACTTCAGcactaataataatttttggAACTTGTTAAGAAATCAGGATTAACATTTGCTGTTATAAGATAGCTTTAATACTTGATTACCTCTACATTAACCTATGAATGTGTTACTCACCAGGCAGTAAATGGTGCTTTATCATACAGATGTTGTGTATGATATATATGAGCTATAACTCAGGCCATCCACTGCAGAAACCTAACCATTTCCTAAGGAATAATCCAGAACTACACGTGATTCCACCATCTTCATTGAAAAACCCTCTGCAGACTAAAAAAGCAAATTGCAATTTCTTGgtgcagctggcaggagcccAGGCTCAGAGTGACCAACATTGGGTGGATCTTTGATGGGATTTCTTGAGCTTGTGGATTCAAGATCTCATACCTGCAGCTAGGGCAAAAGTGACCTCACCTGCATGCTCAGTGCTCCTGCCTCTGGAGCACCTCTGTTTAATGGCACTGCTTCccctttctgtatttttactttgtgaTGTGTCTGCAGAGCCAGTTGTGTGCCAGGTCCATAGTGGCACTACAAGGGGGAAGCAAGGGGAGATGGTTGAGGCACAGGGATTATAACAATTACATATACAGGGATTGTAACAATTATATACACAGGGATTATAACAACTGTCCTGGAGAGGTGGACTTCAGTGGTGAGCCCTGATGCAAAGGCTTTGTTAAGaatcagctgctgcagtcacacagagcttttttttgtatttttaattaaccaAAAAAATCATTCTAGTCCCAGCCTTCCCCTAGCCTGTGAGCTTTGTaataaggaaaatgtaaaaataaactctgaTACCAAAATGACTGGTTCCAgtagcattttttcttttttttttttccattttcaatgGCATTGTGTCAGGTAAATTTGTTTACTATACAGGGTATTCAGCAAGAAGGGGTTTCACCtcctcagcctcttctccatGTGAGGCTGTTGTGGTTGATGCATTTGATTTGCTAAATGATTTTATAGttttcagaactgttttctCTCTACAAGGCACAATACATAGTGGGATTCAATAGAGTCGCTTGAATGGATTTAACAGCCTGAATACTCGATTTATCCCCTGAGACAGGTGTGATTTCTGccattgaaataatttgattcAGTGTTGAAATGGTTTACTTTAGGTAATACTTTAGCTGCAAggaattctgttttatttttgcacacACAGTTCTGATACAATATAGATTATTAGTGATTTGAAGTGATTTCAGGAGATCATATTGGGTGTAATGGCTGTTTATTTTAGGGCAAGTATTTGAAGCACAAACTTTTCCTGGTGCTCAGATGTTAATTCTGGTGTAACCTAGAATGTTTTCATGATAATCTTCTGTTGGACAGAGCAAAATCTATGACCACTTTACCCTGTTCTGTGCACAGGCTCCTTTGTTAGAAGACCTCAGTGTATCTGTGAGCTGTGGTGGTCAAGTGccagagcaggaaagaaagaaaatctctcATTACAACAGATTGCTGCATGCATTTCTAATGGGAAACAAATTaaagttacatttattttcatggcTCTTTTGGGCTGTCAGTGACCTTTTCTAAATGGTGCTTGCAAAGCAGGTGACTGCTGAATATTGCCACATCAACCCTGTCAGGGGTGAGATATCTCAGGGAGCCACAGAAATGCcagaacaaaccaaaaaaaccctaatccAGCAACAAAACCCAGCAATAAGATGGCCTTGCATATCTTACTGTTATATTGTTTATCAgacttaaaaacaaacccaacaaaatgagaaaaaggagTTTTAGCAGGTTTGGAGGAGGCTTGTTCTGAAAATGTGGGAGAGAGCTGGAAAgatgagaagcagcagaggtgatcaggagagaagagaggaggatttgaccacacacacacacacacaaatattcaGTATGAATGCACAGGGAgcttctttccctgtttttcttctaaggggaatttaattaaaaactgggggggaaaaatacAGTCAACTCCATTCTGTATCTTGCAACAGCTTGTGTTAAGGGGCTGGGGGAAAACTGAATCAGCAGAGCACCCTTAAGGGataaattagttttaattttaaatttgtaacACACTCACACATTTTCAAGAAGCAAGTACTTTAAGTATTATTTAGAAGGAGATGAATGTGGGGAAGCACAATTTTATGCTCATTTTACCATAAAAACTGAAAGACATTTTGTAAATCTCTCAAACAACTTCCTAATAGAGTGGAGAACCACATTTTCATGCCAGAACCACCCTTAATTGTATAGTGAGACACTGCTATTCCACAGCAGGGTTGGGAAGTACAGTTTGTCCATGGACTGGGATTTGCACAGCAgtctgtgccaggacctcaccacCCTTAGGAATTTTCTCTTAAtctctaatctaaacctcccctctGTCAGTCTGCAGCTATTCCCTTTATACTCTCACTAAAAACCTTGTAAAAAGATCAAACCCCAATTCCATATTTTCCTGGCTTGCACacctaaaatattaatttgcagGTTTTCTACAGAGGTTCACTGAGAGCAATGGTATTAAACCAGCACAGTACTGATTGGATCATGTTTGCCTTCAGGATACCTTTATTAAAATTGTACCAGAAATGATCCTGAAAGCTCTTCATGTATGGGTGCCCCTTTCTGGCTAAATATATGTTTTTGATATGGAATGTGACCCTTAAATGCAATCCTTAATATTGCATCTCTATGTTTTTCTCAAAGATGGCTCtgtgcttgtttttaaatttgggagactttttcttttcatttcatgagCACATAAACCTGGAACGTACAGATTCTAATTCAGATGCAGGAGAAAAGAGctggaagaagggagggaggaggaggaagaggagggagtCTTTTGAAACAACAGGCAAACACCTGGGCCTGTGTCCCTCTGATAAGTCAGTGTGAGCTTGTGGCTCTGGTGCTGTGTCTGGTGATTATTTCCTGAAGGAATTCCTGGGGGAGGTttgctgtgcagggaagggaatCGCCCGATGTCCATGAGAGAGGCACAGCTTTGGAGCCTCAAAGGCTGGGGGGGAACCACAACGGGGCAGGAGAAGGCTGACCCCCTCCAGAGAGCCCAGGC is a window encoding:
- the HNMT gene encoding histamine N-methyltransferase produces the protein MASPMRSLIGDPDRYLQSFRLFLERSTEHQSMQEFVERQLPAVIASVGNGKSTINVLSVGGGSGEMDLQILSKIRARYPGVTINNDVIEPSADQISKYKERVAQASNLENTKFTWHNETAYEYESRMNAEKKTKKWDFIHMIQMLYYVKDIPATIRYFHSLLESQGKLLIILVSGKSGWETLWKKYGSSFPLDLCSFVSSADLPRMLDSAGLKYQLYELPSHMDITSCFIEGDKDGELLLDFLTETVDFAKTAPPELKHQVMEELRKPGCSEIKDGKVIFRNNQGAIVIEP